The Hymenobacter oligotrophus genome has a window encoding:
- a CDS encoding protease inhibitor I42 family protein, whose translation MFVLLLCALGAQAQGAITTITAADNGKEVQLTVGERLIVRLPTAAPRYGWRLVQNYPGQLTLVSNQTLPGVRSGVPGAPATHEMHFQTIGSGGLDLVLVAALPGTGYSPVGSYFHVYLTINQPGVAKNVNITEYGNRSRVTVNKGDQLSIKLGTTAGSTSRWEVMPIANEIVKLVNTQTEQEQKKSKKKPKPGTPQDITFNFQALNPGQTTIRFLYRDGTNNDTPPKRDFVLDVTVP comes from the coding sequence GTGTTTGTCCTGCTGCTTTGCGCCCTAGGTGCGCAGGCGCAAGGCGCCATTACCACCATCACGGCCGCCGACAACGGCAAGGAAGTGCAGCTAACCGTGGGCGAGCGGCTGATTGTGCGCTTGCCCACGGCGGCCCCGCGCTATGGCTGGCGCTTGGTGCAGAACTACCCGGGCCAGCTCACGCTGGTAAGCAACCAAACTTTGCCCGGGGTGCGCAGTGGCGTACCCGGCGCCCCGGCCACCCACGAAATGCACTTCCAAACCATCGGCTCGGGCGGGCTCGATCTGGTACTGGTGGCGGCGCTGCCGGGCACGGGCTACTCGCCGGTGGGCAGCTATTTCCACGTGTACCTCACCATCAACCAGCCCGGTGTGGCCAAAAACGTCAACATCACGGAGTACGGCAACCGCAGCCGCGTAACCGTGAACAAAGGCGACCAGCTTAGCATCAAGCTAGGCACCACTGCCGGTTCTACTTCCCGGTGGGAGGTTATGCCGATAGCCAACGAGATAGTGAAACTGGTAAACACCCAAACCGAGCAGGAGCAAAAGAAGTCGAAAAAAAAGCCGAAGCCCGGCACCCCGCAGGATATCACCTTCAATTTTCAGGCGCTCAATCCCGGCCAAACCACCATCCGCTTTCTGTACCGCGACGGCACAAACAACGACACCCCGCCCAAGCGCGACTTTGTGCTCGATGTAACGGTGCCGTAA
- a CDS encoding putative nucleotide-diphospho-sugar transferase, producing MNYLIYLAHGPAELRSEALYSLLSYFRAAPVAPAQVLIYTDAPEAFRQVLGERPGVLYPSVMEAEWRAWRGSANMVYLLKIGVLEHAAAHYPGNLLFVDTDTIWQRDPTPIFEQIGQGARFMHDNEGLLATGNTLSRKVYRHLKGHTFQTGAYQVQVTPATLLFNSGVIGFRSHEATLLRDVMQLAEQLYATYHKHMMEQLAFSMRFAVDGPVQEAKPYVVHYWNLKEVRPTLAALFSRYRGASHEELLRRLDALGLPEVHRAELAYRNLAGWQRTLRKLVGRRWRMPVFEV from the coding sequence ATGAACTACCTGATTTACCTGGCCCACGGCCCGGCCGAGCTGCGCAGCGAAGCCTTGTACAGCCTGCTTTCTTATTTCCGGGCGGCACCGGTGGCACCGGCTCAGGTACTCATCTACACCGATGCACCCGAGGCGTTTCGGCAAGTGCTGGGCGAGCGGCCCGGTGTGCTGTACCCAAGCGTTATGGAGGCTGAGTGGCGGGCCTGGCGGGGCAGTGCCAACATGGTATACCTACTGAAGATTGGCGTGCTCGAACACGCCGCCGCGCACTACCCTGGCAACCTGCTGTTCGTAGACACCGACACGATTTGGCAGCGCGACCCTACGCCCATTTTTGAGCAAATTGGCCAAGGCGCGCGCTTTATGCACGACAACGAAGGCCTGCTGGCAACCGGCAACACGCTCAGCCGCAAAGTGTACCGGCACCTCAAGGGCCATACCTTCCAAACGGGCGCCTATCAGGTGCAGGTAACGCCCGCTACGCTCCTGTTCAACTCGGGCGTTATCGGTTTCCGTAGCCACGAGGCGACCCTGCTGCGCGACGTAATGCAGCTGGCCGAACAGCTCTACGCCACTTACCACAAGCACATGATGGAGCAACTGGCTTTCAGCATGCGCTTTGCCGTGGATGGCCCCGTGCAAGAGGCTAAGCCCTACGTGGTACATTACTGGAACCTGAAAGAGGTGCGCCCCACACTGGCGGCGCTGTTTTCCCGTTATCGGGGTGCCAGCCACGAGGAGTTGCTGCGCCGGCTTGATGCCCTAGGTCTGCCCGAGGTACACCGCGCCGAGCTGGCCTACCGCAACCTCGCCGGCTGGCAACGCACCCTGCGCAAGCTGGTAGGCCGGCGGTGGCGCATGCCTGTTTTTGAGGTGTAG
- a CDS encoding YgaP family membrane protein, translating to MRCNLGMPDRLIRLLFALMLGAELLLEGQSPDMLALLAALSAGLLVTGLSGFSPLYALLGLSTRDLLRNKPPKARRFSA from the coding sequence ATGCGTTGCAACCTAGGCATGCCCGACCGCCTTATTCGCCTGCTGTTTGCCCTGATGCTGGGCGCCGAGTTGCTGCTCGAAGGGCAAAGCCCCGATATGCTGGCCCTGCTGGCCGCGCTGTCGGCGGGCTTGCTGGTTACGGGCCTGAGCGGATTCAGCCCGCTGTACGCCCTGCTGGGCCTTTCTACGCGCGATTTGCTGCGCAACAAACCCCCGAAAGCGCGGCGTTTCAGCGCGTAG
- a CDS encoding alpha-2-macroglobulin family protein — MTTPKLLRLPLLVLLALLCACSKPGEDANTATAADGEEIDPYENLIFSFEEPVASEAQLNRWDTTQVVRFEPAVRGKFKWASERELVFSPAEPFRPSTAFRAELRPQALPSGKQQKPPRLSRTQFHTPYLQMSEPQVFWTASAQSSEPAVRLNAVFNYAVRPTDLRQHLRLTVAGQQVSFEVVSAEPDRVVGIRPTQTVAPGSTVQLHVEPGLKPVGGGNGTSRALDASGTVPDPQQLQVRELTGSLLNGEPVVTVLTDQPISAEQAQTVVRVQPAVAFGVEALESGFVLRGGFEVGKTYTVSVGPGAYGTLGGHLAEPFSQAVSFGDERPSISFASGGEKAMYLGAQGLRNLGLRLNEVERVKVSIYKVYANNIRELLRSGEQYGYDAGEEGEESQDENGEWIDRSYRYYNTEDFGNLLTERTYSTSALPKAGALRLLHLSLDELEFGNQMKGLYVVRVQDTERQWLQVSKLVAVSDLGVVVKRNGTGGAMVFVNSLRTAKPVGGASVRFISHNNQTMFTGQTNANGVAMLGQSDSTANSRFRLDMVMVQSGPDFTFLQLERARVETSRYDVGGLQSNAARFQAFLYGDRDLYRPGDTIRTNTVVRTDNWRVPGAVPMKIRLLLPTGKEYASYRRTLSKEDGSFEAQFIVPPSVMTGLYTLEVLTGNDVLLTSRKISVEEFIPDRLKVTVTAAPKVVQPGQTVRATALAQNLFGPPATDRKFEVEFSLKQKAFAPKEYADYNFSIRSGVERRNQYGGEEPESASALNERFEKAVREGRTNEQGRGTAEYQVPEYRDLGTLEGTAFATVFDETGRPVNRLATFEVRTQAVMFGVQQLPELLSTRQAVPIRVVALTPQGQPTQARGEVRVVRMLWETVLERQGGRYTYNSQRREQTVLSQAIQAGPAAVLNFTPTYSGEYEVRVSRPGAATYVASRFYAYGYGDTQSNAFEVSNEGQVQIEADKPKYQPGDKATLLLKTPFAGRVLVTVERNRVLEHFYVDTDEKSARVTVPIRAGHVPNVYVTATAIRPISADSKIPLTVARGFVPLTVEKPDSRLPVAIKAVAQSRSQTWQTVEVQTKPNAAVTLAVVDEGILQMKNYRTPDPFGYFYQKRALEVSAHDVYPFLLPELGSSSTGGDGYDLARRTTPVPSRRVQLVARWSGVKRADANGRVQVRVRVPQFSGALRLMAVAYKGDAFGSAEHTMRVADPVVISTALPRFLSPRDTIDVPVTLTNTTGKGMFVLVECLPSGTLANTRFANSPGPFGKPVRVQLTAEEVKLPANAEARVVFQLKAKQTIGNGTVQIIAHELDDNGGYKSSEKFTETIELPVRPASPLQMRTGSGMVQGGKTQPLDLRTDFLPTAQRSQLVLSRSPMTEFSKDLRYLLQYPYGCLEQTVSAAFPQLYYPDLAAALGQAGKAQRYNPNYHVQEAIRKIEAQQLYNGSLSYWPGGDYDNWWTTAYAAHFLLEAKRAGFAVNQGILDKTLRYLQYRTKKRETEPYQYLDAANVAREKTIAKKEIAYSLYVLALAGKPDPVALNYYRANQRLLAQDSRFVLASTSALSGQTKGFRDLLPRSFSEPAARRALDGSFYSPVRDLGLALNTLIEADPENPLVTSMARQLSRLVKGAGWLSTQESAFALLALGKVARQNKNSTVTATLAETGGKVLGQYKGPQNLTVNNVANRRLSLQTAGMGPLYYFWTLEGISRTGQVREEDQYLQVRRQFLDRTGQPLGRAEFRQNDLVVVKITLQAADYAGEVPNVAITDLLPAGLEIENPRIGAVRELTWATDAATPDYLDVRDDRINLFTTATPQPKSFYYLARAISKGTFKLGPVSADAMYNAEYHSYAGAGVVQVR, encoded by the coding sequence ATGACTACCCCCAAACTGCTTCGCCTGCCGCTGCTGGTGCTGCTGGCTTTGCTATGCGCGTGCTCCAAACCCGGCGAGGATGCCAACACAGCAACTGCTGCCGACGGCGAGGAAATCGACCCGTACGAAAACCTGATTTTCAGCTTCGAGGAGCCGGTAGCCTCGGAGGCCCAGCTGAACCGCTGGGACACCACGCAGGTAGTGCGCTTTGAGCCGGCGGTGCGGGGCAAGTTTAAGTGGGCGTCGGAGCGGGAGCTGGTGTTTTCGCCGGCCGAGCCGTTCCGGCCGAGCACCGCGTTTCGGGCCGAGCTGCGGCCGCAGGCGCTGCCCAGCGGCAAGCAGCAGAAACCACCTAGGCTGAGCCGCACGCAGTTTCATACGCCCTACTTACAGATGAGCGAGCCGCAGGTGTTCTGGACGGCCTCGGCGCAAAGCAGCGAGCCGGCCGTGCGCCTGAACGCGGTGTTCAACTACGCCGTGCGCCCCACCGACCTGCGCCAGCACCTGCGCCTCACGGTAGCCGGCCAGCAGGTGTCCTTCGAGGTAGTATCGGCCGAGCCCGACCGCGTGGTGGGCATCCGGCCCACGCAAACGGTAGCACCGGGCAGTACTGTTCAGCTCCACGTGGAACCTGGCCTGAAGCCCGTGGGCGGCGGCAACGGCACCAGCCGTGCCCTCGATGCCTCGGGTACCGTGCCCGATCCGCAACAGTTGCAGGTGCGCGAGCTGACGGGTTCCTTGCTCAACGGCGAACCGGTGGTGACGGTGCTCACCGACCAACCCATATCAGCTGAGCAGGCGCAAACAGTAGTGCGCGTGCAGCCTGCCGTGGCCTTTGGTGTGGAGGCGCTGGAAAGCGGCTTTGTGCTGCGCGGCGGTTTCGAGGTAGGCAAAACGTATACGGTGAGCGTAGGCCCCGGCGCCTACGGCACCCTAGGTGGGCATTTGGCCGAGCCGTTCAGCCAGGCCGTATCGTTTGGCGACGAGCGGCCGAGCATCAGCTTTGCCTCGGGCGGCGAAAAAGCCATGTACCTGGGCGCGCAGGGTTTGCGCAACCTAGGGCTGCGCCTGAACGAGGTGGAGCGCGTGAAGGTGAGCATCTACAAGGTGTACGCCAACAACATCCGGGAGCTGCTGCGCTCGGGCGAGCAGTACGGCTACGATGCCGGCGAGGAGGGCGAAGAAAGCCAGGACGAAAACGGCGAGTGGATAGACCGCAGCTACCGCTACTACAATACCGAGGACTTCGGCAACCTGCTCACGGAGCGCACCTACAGCACCAGCGCCCTGCCCAAAGCCGGCGCGCTGCGCCTGCTGCACCTCTCGCTCGACGAGCTGGAGTTCGGCAACCAGATGAAAGGCCTGTACGTGGTGCGCGTGCAGGATACCGAGCGTCAATGGCTGCAGGTATCGAAGCTGGTGGCCGTGTCGGACCTAGGCGTGGTGGTGAAGCGCAACGGCACCGGCGGCGCCATGGTGTTCGTGAATTCGCTGCGCACGGCCAAGCCGGTGGGTGGCGCCTCGGTGCGCTTCATCAGCCACAACAACCAAACGATGTTTACGGGCCAAACCAACGCCAACGGCGTGGCCATGCTAGGGCAGAGCGACAGCACCGCCAACAGCCGCTTCCGGCTGGACATGGTGATGGTGCAGAGCGGCCCGGATTTCACCTTTCTGCAGCTGGAGCGCGCCCGCGTCGAAACCTCGCGCTACGACGTAGGCGGCCTGCAAAGCAACGCGGCCCGCTTCCAGGCTTTCCTGTACGGCGACCGTGACCTGTACCGCCCCGGCGACACTATCCGCACCAACACCGTGGTGCGCACCGACAACTGGCGCGTGCCCGGCGCCGTGCCCATGAAAATTAGGCTGCTATTGCCCACCGGCAAGGAGTACGCCAGCTACCGCCGCACCCTGAGCAAGGAAGACGGCTCGTTTGAGGCGCAGTTCATCGTGCCGCCTTCCGTAATGACGGGCCTCTACACGCTGGAGGTACTCACCGGCAACGACGTGCTGCTGACCTCGCGCAAAATCAGCGTGGAGGAGTTTATCCCCGACCGCCTGAAAGTAACCGTAACTGCCGCGCCCAAAGTGGTGCAGCCCGGCCAAACGGTGCGCGCCACGGCGCTGGCCCAAAACCTGTTCGGCCCGCCCGCTACCGACCGCAAGTTTGAGGTAGAGTTTTCGCTGAAGCAAAAGGCCTTCGCGCCCAAAGAATACGCCGATTACAACTTCAGCATCCGGAGTGGTGTGGAGCGACGCAACCAGTACGGCGGCGAAGAGCCGGAGTCGGCCTCGGCGCTGAACGAGCGGTTTGAGAAAGCCGTGCGCGAAGGCCGCACCAACGAGCAGGGCCGCGGCACGGCCGAGTACCAGGTGCCCGAATACCGCGACCTAGGCACGCTCGAAGGCACCGCCTTTGCCACGGTGTTCGACGAAACCGGCCGTCCCGTAAACCGCCTCGCCACCTTCGAGGTGCGCACCCAGGCCGTGATGTTCGGGGTGCAGCAATTGCCCGAGCTGCTGAGTACCCGCCAGGCCGTGCCCATTCGGGTGGTGGCCCTTACGCCGCAGGGACAACCTACCCAGGCCCGCGGCGAGGTGCGCGTGGTGCGCATGCTCTGGGAAACCGTGCTGGAGCGCCAGGGCGGCCGCTACACTTACAACTCGCAGCGCCGCGAGCAAACTGTGCTCAGCCAAGCCATTCAGGCCGGCCCGGCGGCGGTGCTGAACTTCACGCCTACCTACTCGGGCGAGTACGAGGTGCGCGTGTCGCGGCCCGGCGCTGCTACCTACGTGGCCAGCCGCTTCTACGCCTACGGCTACGGCGACACGCAGAGCAACGCCTTCGAGGTAAGCAACGAGGGGCAGGTGCAGATCGAGGCCGACAAGCCCAAGTACCAGCCCGGCGACAAAGCCACGCTGCTGCTCAAAACGCCCTTCGCCGGCCGCGTACTCGTGACGGTGGAGCGCAACCGCGTGCTGGAGCATTTTTACGTGGATACCGACGAAAAATCGGCGCGCGTAACGGTGCCCATTCGCGCCGGGCACGTGCCCAACGTGTACGTTACGGCCACGGCCATTCGGCCTATCTCGGCTGACTCCAAAATACCGCTGACCGTGGCCCGCGGCTTCGTGCCGCTGACGGTGGAGAAGCCCGATTCGCGCCTGCCTGTAGCCATCAAGGCCGTGGCGCAAAGCCGCTCCCAAACTTGGCAGACGGTGGAAGTGCAAACCAAGCCCAACGCAGCCGTAACGCTGGCCGTGGTGGACGAGGGCATATTGCAGATGAAGAACTACCGCACGCCCGACCCCTTCGGCTACTTCTACCAGAAGCGTGCCCTCGAGGTATCGGCCCACGATGTGTACCCCTTCCTGCTGCCCGAGCTAGGCTCCAGCAGCACCGGCGGCGACGGTTACGACCTAGCCCGCCGCACCACGCCCGTGCCCTCGCGGCGTGTGCAGCTGGTGGCCCGCTGGAGCGGCGTGAAGCGCGCCGATGCCAACGGCCGTGTGCAGGTGCGCGTGCGCGTACCGCAGTTTAGCGGGGCGCTGCGGCTGATGGCCGTGGCCTACAAAGGCGACGCGTTCGGCTCGGCCGAGCACACCATGCGCGTAGCCGACCCGGTGGTTATCAGCACCGCCCTACCCCGCTTCCTCAGCCCCCGCGACACGATTGATGTGCCGGTAACGCTGACGAATACGACGGGAAAAGGCATGTTTGTTCTAGTCGAATGTTTACCATCAGGAACTTTGGCAAACACGCGATTCGCAAATTCACCTGGGCCATTTGGTAAGCCAGTGAGAGTTCAGTTGACCGCAGAGGAAGTTAAGTTACCTGCTAATGCAGAAGCTAGGGTTGTTTTCCAACTCAAGGCCAAGCAAACTATCGGCAATGGGACAGTGCAAATAATAGCCCATGAACTAGATGATAACGGTGGCTACAAATCTTCTGAGAAGTTCACCGAAACCATCGAGCTACCCGTACGCCCCGCTTCGCCGCTGCAGATGCGTACCGGCTCGGGCATGGTGCAGGGCGGCAAAACGCAGCCGCTGGATTTGCGCACCGATTTCCTGCCGACTGCCCAGCGCAGCCAGCTGGTGCTGAGTCGCTCGCCCATGACGGAGTTCAGCAAAGACCTGCGCTACCTGCTGCAGTACCCCTACGGCTGCCTGGAGCAAACGGTATCGGCTGCTTTCCCGCAACTATACTACCCCGATCTGGCCGCGGCCCTAGGTCAGGCGGGCAAGGCGCAGCGCTACAACCCCAACTACCACGTGCAGGAGGCTATCCGCAAGATTGAGGCGCAGCAGCTCTACAACGGTTCGTTGAGCTACTGGCCCGGAGGCGACTACGACAACTGGTGGACCACGGCCTACGCCGCGCACTTCCTGCTCGAAGCCAAGCGGGCCGGCTTCGCCGTGAACCAGGGCATTCTGGACAAGACGCTGCGCTACCTGCAGTACCGCACCAAAAAGCGCGAAACCGAGCCCTACCAGTACCTCGATGCCGCGAACGTGGCCCGCGAAAAGACCATTGCCAAAAAGGAAATTGCCTACTCGCTCTACGTGCTGGCCCTGGCCGGCAAGCCCGACCCGGTGGCGCTAAACTACTACCGCGCCAACCAGCGCCTGCTCGCGCAGGATTCGCGCTTTGTGCTGGCCAGTACTAGCGCGCTGTCGGGCCAAACCAAAGGTTTCCGCGACCTGCTGCCCCGCTCCTTCTCGGAGCCCGCCGCCCGTCGTGCTCTGGATGGCTCGTTCTACTCGCCCGTGCGCGACCTAGGGCTGGCGCTGAACACCCTCATCGAAGCCGACCCCGAAAACCCGCTCGTGACGAGCATGGCTCGTCAGCTTTCTCGCCTCGTGAAAGGGGCAGGTTGGCTGAGCACGCAGGAAAGCGCTTTTGCGCTGCTGGCCCTAGGTAAGGTCGCCCGCCAAAACAAGAACAGCACCGTAACCGCCACGCTTGCCGAAACGGGTGGCAAAGTGCTGGGCCAGTACAAAGGCCCGCAGAACCTGACTGTGAACAACGTAGCCAACCGCCGCCTCAGCCTGCAAACGGCCGGCATGGGGCCGCTGTACTACTTCTGGACGCTGGAAGGTATTTCGCGCACCGGCCAGGTGCGCGAGGAAGACCAATACCTGCAAGTGCGCCGCCAGTTCCTCGACCGCACCGGCCAGCCCCTAGGTCGGGCTGAGTTCCGCCAAAACGACCTGGTGGTAGTGAAAATCACGCTACAAGCCGCCGACTACGCCGGCGAGGTGCCCAACGTAGCCATTACCGACCTGCTGCCCGCCGGCCTCGAAATCGAGAACCCGCGCATTGGCGCCGTGCGCGAGCTTACCTGGGCCACCGACGCCGCCACGCCCGACTACCTCGACGTGCGCGACGACCGCATCAACCTGTTCACCACCGCTACCCCGCAGCCCAAGTCGTTCTACTACCTGGCCCGGGCCATATCGAAGGGCACCTTCAAGCTAGGTCCGGTAAGCGCCGACGCTATGTACAACGCCGAGTACCACTCGTACGCCGGCGCCGGAGTGGTACAGGTGCGCTAG
- a CDS encoding LysR family transcriptional regulator codes for MLSHQHEVFLEVARRLSFTKASQSLFISQSAVSKQVKALEEHYKTGLFERLGNAVALTAAGQLLYQKLLQVQQLQTELHQAMADLSPRFTPDIRMVIGASTTISLYVLPPVLSAYLGHHPHVQLTLKNRNSENILKALLEHEIDLGVIEGIHRVSNVTYTPLLSDDVVAVCSAKNPLQGRKLALTDLYHVPLALREPGSGTLAVVEQALLAQRIRLGDLHVKVRLGGTEALKNFVRVDPSVLAFLPRQAVVKELAAGELAEVKVADLQLRRHFEFVQRRGTENNSPFKDFMQFALRYYSKAE; via the coding sequence ATGCTTTCGCACCAACACGAGGTATTTCTGGAAGTGGCCCGGCGCCTCAGCTTCACCAAGGCCAGCCAAAGCCTGTTCATCAGCCAATCGGCGGTGAGCAAGCAAGTAAAAGCCTTGGAGGAGCACTACAAAACGGGCTTGTTTGAGCGTTTGGGCAACGCTGTGGCGCTTACGGCGGCCGGTCAGCTGCTCTACCAAAAACTTCTGCAGGTGCAGCAGCTGCAAACCGAGCTGCACCAGGCAATGGCCGACCTCAGCCCGCGCTTCACGCCCGACATCCGGATGGTGATTGGGGCCAGCACCACCATTTCGCTGTACGTGCTGCCGCCGGTGCTGTCGGCTTACCTAGGGCACCACCCGCACGTGCAGCTTACGCTCAAAAACCGCAACAGCGAGAACATCCTCAAAGCCTTGCTCGAGCACGAAATCGACCTAGGGGTAATCGAGGGGATTCATCGCGTAAGCAATGTTACGTACACGCCGCTGCTCTCCGACGACGTAGTGGCCGTATGCTCGGCCAAAAACCCACTGCAAGGGCGCAAGCTAGCCCTTACCGACCTCTACCACGTACCATTGGCCCTGCGCGAGCCGGGCTCGGGCACGCTGGCGGTGGTAGAGCAAGCCTTGCTGGCGCAGCGCATCCGGCTCGGCGATTTGCACGTGAAAGTGCGCCTAGGTGGCACCGAGGCCCTGAAGAACTTTGTGCGCGTTGACCCAAGCGTACTGGCTTTTTTGCCTAGGCAAGCCGTGGTGAAAGAACTGGCCGCCGGCGAGCTAGCCGAGGTGAAAGTGGCTGACTTGCAGCTGCGTCGGCATTTCGAATTTGTGCAACGGCGGGGCACCGAAAACAACTCTCCCTTCAAAGACTTTATGCAGTTCGCACTGCGGTATTATTCTAAAGCGGAATAA
- a CDS encoding 2'-5' RNA ligase family protein, whose product MTLADHYAAMWQEALPKLASNSLATDPLLDDPNDHRLGLTLVIRPTAEVKHRMAEFVEQLRRLEPEQYYYPPSDMHVTLLTLISCYEGFALSQINPSAYKQLLASVLPVAQPFTINFAGITASAATVMVQGFPRSAALQELRGNLRTAFRASALPQTIDKRYVLQTAHSTVARFRAPLREPLRFVELLQQYRQHAFGTMQVQHAELVCNDWYHRARVVQCLGRFALG is encoded by the coding sequence ATGACCTTAGCCGATCATTACGCTGCCATGTGGCAGGAAGCTTTGCCTAAGTTAGCAAGCAACAGCCTGGCCACAGACCCACTGCTCGACGACCCCAACGACCATCGCCTAGGTCTCACCTTGGTCATTCGCCCTACAGCGGAAGTAAAGCACCGCATGGCCGAGTTCGTGGAACAACTGCGCCGCCTCGAACCCGAGCAATACTATTATCCGCCCTCGGATATGCACGTCACGCTGCTGACGCTCATTTCCTGCTACGAGGGCTTTGCTCTAAGCCAAATAAACCCAAGCGCATACAAGCAACTGCTGGCGAGCGTGCTGCCAGTAGCCCAGCCATTTACCATTAATTTCGCCGGCATCACTGCCTCGGCCGCTACGGTAATGGTGCAAGGCTTCCCTAGGTCCGCAGCACTGCAGGAGTTGAGGGGCAACCTACGCACTGCCTTCCGGGCTTCGGCCTTGCCGCAAACCATCGACAAACGCTACGTGCTGCAAACCGCCCACAGCACGGTAGCGCGGTTTCGGGCGCCGTTGCGCGAGCCGCTGCGGTTTGTGGAGTTGCTGCAGCAATACCGACAGCACGCTTTCGGCACGATGCAGGTGCAGCACGCCGAGCTGGTGTGCAACGACTGGTACCACCGGGCACGGGTAGTGCAGTGCCTAGGTAGGTTTGCTTTGGGCTAG
- a CDS encoding threonine synthase encodes MATITEPLSRVSELVCSRCHAPHSAFSPQTVAECCAAPLLARYTLERGSLSKEALAARPATMWRYREVLPLLDDANMVSLGEGFTPLLTLRNLGARYGLASLLLKDEGQNPTGSFKARGLSMAISKAKELGAEGCIIPTAGNAGVAMAAYCAKAGLPATVVMPRHTPKAFREECYWYGADVRLVDGLINDCAAHVRQLNADGRLLDVSTLKEPYRLEGKKTMGYEIAEQLQWQLPDVIVYPAGGGTGLIGIWKAFEEMKALGWLTADAKLPRMVAVQATNCCPLIETIAGNQPNCQHYNGKPTIANGLAVPRPLGEALMLQVLEQSSGTAMSISDDEMVEGMRELGRTEGLFVAPEGAAVWMATRKLLASGWLRAGEQVLLLNTGSGQKYLDNVEGRY; translated from the coding sequence ATGGCCACCATCACCGAACCTCTTAGTCGTGTAAGCGAGCTGGTGTGCTCGCGCTGCCACGCGCCGCATTCGGCGTTTTCCCCCCAAACCGTGGCTGAGTGCTGCGCTGCGCCGCTGCTGGCCCGCTACACGCTCGAGAGAGGTTCGCTAAGCAAAGAGGCCCTGGCTGCGCGCCCGGCCACCATGTGGCGCTACCGCGAGGTGCTACCGCTGCTCGACGATGCCAACATGGTGAGCCTGGGCGAAGGGTTCACGCCGCTGCTTACGCTGCGCAATCTAGGGGCCCGCTACGGCTTGGCGTCGTTGCTGCTGAAAGACGAAGGCCAGAACCCAACGGGCTCCTTTAAGGCCCGCGGCCTGAGCATGGCCATATCCAAAGCCAAGGAACTTGGGGCCGAGGGCTGCATCATTCCAACGGCTGGCAACGCCGGCGTAGCCATGGCGGCCTACTGCGCCAAAGCCGGCCTGCCCGCTACGGTAGTAATGCCGCGTCATACGCCCAAAGCCTTTCGCGAGGAGTGCTACTGGTACGGTGCCGATGTGCGGCTAGTCGATGGCCTCATCAACGATTGCGCAGCCCACGTGCGGCAGCTCAACGCCGATGGCCGTTTGCTCGACGTCTCGACGCTAAAAGAGCCCTACCGGCTAGAAGGCAAAAAAACCATGGGTTACGAAATTGCCGAGCAGCTGCAGTGGCAACTGCCCGATGTGATAGTGTACCCTGCAGGCGGCGGCACCGGCCTTATCGGCATCTGGAAGGCATTTGAGGAAATGAAAGCCCTAGGTTGGCTAACGGCCGATGCCAAGCTGCCACGCATGGTAGCCGTGCAAGCCACCAACTGCTGCCCGCTGATCGAAACCATAGCCGGCAACCAGCCCAACTGCCAGCACTACAACGGCAAACCCACCATTGCCAACGGCTTGGCGGTGCCGCGCCCCCTAGGCGAAGCCCTGATGCTGCAAGTGCTCGAGCAGTCGAGCGGCACGGCCATGAGCATCAGCGACGACGAAATGGTAGAAGGCATGCGCGAGCTAGGCCGCACCGAAGGCTTGTTTGTAGCGCCCGAAGGCGCCGCCGTATGGATGGCCACCCGCAAACTGCTGGCCAGCGGCTGGCTACGCGCCGGCGAGCAAGTGCTGCTGCTGAACACCGGCTCGGGCCAGAAGTACCTCGATAACGTAGAAGGCCGTTACTAA